In a single window of the bacterium genome:
- a CDS encoding DNA-3-methyladenine glycosylase, with translation MSGRRLGPAFFARPVEQVARDLLGRHLLRVVDGERLVLRLVETEAYAGETDAASHARGGPTARNRAMFGPPGVTYVYLIYGLHHCLNLVCGPAGEAAAVLLRAGEPLAGLERMAALRAGQPRRDWARGPGRLCAALALDRRHDGLVLPHPELWLEAGTPLPNAAVARGPRVGVDYAGAAARWPWRFLEKGSPWVSRVSRAAAP, from the coding sequence GTGAGCGGTCGCCGCCTCGGCCCCGCCTTCTTCGCCCGCCCGGTGGAGCAGGTCGCCCGCGACCTGCTCGGCCGCCACCTCCTGCGCGTCGTCGACGGCGAGCGCCTCGTCCTGCGCCTCGTCGAGACCGAGGCCTACGCCGGCGAGACGGACGCGGCCAGCCACGCTCGCGGCGGGCCGACGGCGCGCAATCGCGCGATGTTCGGGCCGCCGGGGGTGACCTACGTCTACCTGATCTACGGCCTGCACCACTGCCTGAATCTGGTCTGTGGCCCGGCGGGCGAAGCCGCGGCGGTGCTGCTGCGCGCGGGCGAGCCGCTGGCCGGCCTGGAGCGCATGGCCGCGCTGCGCGCCGGGCAGCCGCGGCGCGACTGGGCGCGCGGGCCGGGACGACTCTGCGCCGCGCTCGCCCTCGATCGCCGCCACGACGGGCTCGTGCTGCCCCATCCGGAGCTCTGGCTGGAGGCGGGCACGCCCTTGCCGAACGCTGCGGTGGCGCGCGGCCCGCGCGTGGGCGTCGACTACGCGGGCGCGGCGGCGCGCTGGCCCTGGCGCTTTCTGGAGAAGGGCAGTCCCTGGGTGAGCCGGGTC
- a CDS encoding deoxynucleoside kinase, translating into MSAFVHLVLAGNIGAGKTTVSQLLSERLGWRSYAERVDDNPFLADFYRDMPRWAFALQVTFLVNRLEDHRLIAERGESAIQDRSLHEDALIFARNLRELGLLSAGEWESYGRLYRQALALLRVPDLVVYLRRGLPGLLANIRQRGRDYEANIDPDYLSRLNGFYEEWIAARPGGRVLVVEADALDFMDGSRDLERLAEQVRAACPQGELFGPPPAPATADPRFRLLLP; encoded by the coding sequence GTGAGCGCATTCGTCCATCTCGTGCTGGCCGGCAACATCGGCGCCGGCAAGACCACGGTCAGCCAGCTGCTCAGCGAGCGCCTCGGCTGGCGCAGCTACGCCGAGCGCGTGGACGACAACCCCTTCCTCGCTGACTTCTACCGCGACATGCCGCGCTGGGCCTTCGCGCTGCAGGTCACCTTCCTCGTCAATCGGCTGGAGGACCACCGGCTGATCGCCGAGCGCGGCGAGAGCGCGATCCAGGACCGCAGCCTCCACGAGGACGCTCTGATCTTCGCGCGCAACCTGCGCGAGCTGGGCCTGCTGAGCGCCGGCGAGTGGGAGAGCTACGGACGGCTCTACCGGCAGGCCCTCGCACTGCTCAGGGTGCCCGACCTCGTCGTCTACCTGCGCCGCGGGCTGCCCGGCCTGCTCGCGAACATCCGCCAGCGCGGGCGGGACTACGAGGCGAACATCGATCCCGACTACCTGTCGCGCCTGAACGGCTTCTACGAGGAGTGGATCGCCGCGCGGCCCGGAGGCCGCGTGCTCGTCGTCGAGGCGGACGCCCTCGACTTCATGGACGGCTCGCGCGACCTGGAGCGCCTGGCCGAGCAGGTGCGCGCGGCCTGTCCCCAGGGCGAGCTCTTCGGGCCGCCGCCCGCGCCCGCCACCGCCGACCCCCGCTTCCGCCTCCTGCTCCCCTGA